The Chamaesiphon minutus PCC 6605 DNA window GATCGGTAATCATAAATAGCGCAAATAATAATAACGAACCGCTCATTAGTTTATGAACGCAGACATCCCACGTCCATCCCAGCCAGATATTTCTGGCAACTTCTAATAAAGCATAACTCCCAAAAAAAGCAACGCTGGTATCCCATCTACCGACACGATTGAGGACGATGCCGCCCAAACCGAGAAATAGTAATAAATACCACCAATCATCACCCCATTGTCCTGGAGAAACCCAGGCATCAGGTGTCAAGATGAGAGCGGCCATAATACCAAAATTAGCTGGATTGAACCAGTGCTTTTTGTTGCTTGTAAAGATGAATTTACTAGCGACCGCGAGTACTCCAGCTAATACCATCGTACTCACTCGATCGGCACGTAATAATAATGACAAACCTAAGCTGGTAATTAGAGCACTTTTAAGAGTGGGTAAAGGATTTTTAGTAGGCTCAAACAAGCCTGTCAATACTAGCTGAGTCACACAACAGCTAGTAATTAAACTTAATATTAGTTCTGGTTTAATCGACCAATCCCTGGCAATAATACCCAACCCCAGAAAGGTACCTAAAAATACGATTTGGTAAACTCGCGGATCGCTAAACATATTTTCGATCGAGATGACGCTGCCATTCAAGATACAAGCTCTAGCGATCGAGTTCCCGATATTTGACAAATAACTTTAGAATCTAAAACATTAATAAATCTCGTCCCCAGGCAAATAATTTTTAGCAGGGAGAGCTGCGGCATTTAAAAATTGGAGCTGCTGGTATAACATACCAACCAGGGGCAATTCTACACCTCGATCGTGGGCAAATTGGAGCGGCGTGCCGAACATTGCCGCGATTTCTAAGGGTCTACCTGAGTCGTAGTCAATTTTCATACTCGTGCGATAGGGCTTCATCTTAAGGGTATATGCCAGCATTTGCTCGATAAACTCCTCACTAATATCGCGATCGCACGCACTAGCGGCTAGTTTCACCTCGTGCATGAGTTGTGCCACTAGCACGCTAGTATGGGGATCTGCCATCAATCGATCGGTAGTAGCATTGAGGACAACTGACAGCCCATTGTAGGGGATATTCCAGACCAGTTTTTGCCACCGGACGAGGAGAAGATCTGCACACAGAGAAATCGCCACACCAGCATTCCGAAAATCGGTGGCGATCTCAGCCATCATTTGCGTAATTGGCGTGGCTTGGTAGCCATCT harbors:
- a CDS encoding RnfABCDGE type electron transport complex subunit D, with product MFSDPRVYQIVFLGTFLGLGIIARDWSIKPELILSLITSCCVTQLVLTGLFEPTKNPLPTLKSALITSLGLSLLLRADRVSTMVLAGVLAVASKFIFTSNKKHWFNPANFGIMAALILTPDAWVSPGQWGDDWWYLLLFLGLGGIVLNRVGRWDTSVAFFGSYALLEVARNIWLGWTWDVCVHKLMSGSLLLFALFMITDPRSIPNARSTRIVWAIAIACLTFILRNYFYINEAVFIALFVISPLTILLDKLRLASQFEWQSSSELKISKI
- a CDS encoding putative 2-dehydropantoate 2-reductase; translation: MKTYAIVGTGALGGFYGAKLQRAGLDVHFLLNSDYQHVKQSGLVIESIDGDFTLPSVNAYDRACRMPACDVIVICLKTTHNRLLPDILPNLVKSDSVILVLQNGLGTEAAIAKILPDRAIVGGLCFICSNKVAPGRIHHLDYGEIKLGAYADGYQATPITQMMAEIATDFRNAGVAISLCADLLLVRWQKLVWNIPYNGLSVVLNATTDRLMADPHTSVLVAQLMHEVKLAASACDRDISEEFIEQMLAYTLKMKPYRTSMKIDYDSGRPLEIAAMFGTPLQFAHDRGVELPLVGMLYQQLQFLNAAALPAKNYLPGDEIY